CATGGCCCGCCGGAACACGGGGCGACTGCACATGACAGGGGCATGGGCTTGTGCCCGCATGGACAAAAGGGAAACGGGCAGGCACGCGAAAACTCTCATTACCGCATTCGTCGGCCCAGCCGCAGCACACGTCAAGGGCAAAGCCCCCATTCGCTGCCAGCCCGTGCAGTTTCGCTACGTTCATGATATGAAGGAACGTGATGCAAACCGTTTCTGACCGACCTGTCATATTACAGGCGCTCCCCGCGCTCGAATCCGGCGGGATAGAACATGGCACGCTGGAAATGGCGCAGGCCATTGTCCAGGCTGGTGGCACGGCCATCGTGGCCAGCGCGGGCGGGCGCCTTGTCCCGCGCCTGAAATATATCGGCGCCATTCCGGTCGAAATGGAGCTTGGGGCCAAGAACCCCATTTCCATCATGCGCAATGCCGGACGGCTGCGCCAGGTCATGCAGCATTATGGCGTGAATCTTGTTCACGCCCGCTCCCGCGCACCTGCATGGGCGGCCCATTACGCATGTCGGCGGCTGGGGGTACCCATGGTCACCACGTGGCATGGCGTGCATGACGCCAGCCTGCCGGGCAAGAAGCGCTACAACAGCGTGCTGGCATCTGGTGCGCGCGTCATCGCCGTAAGCCGCTACATCGCCACCCGCCTGCATGATGAGTACAAGGTGGACAGCGACCGCCTGCGCCTGATCCCGCGCGGGGCGGACATGGTGCGTTTCGACCCCCGTGGCGTACGCGGCAACCGGGTCCAGAAACTGATCGGGCTGTGGAACGTACCCGATGGCGCCACCGTCATCATGCTGCCCGCGCGCGTGACCCCGTGGAAAGGCCACGCCCTGCTGGTCGAAGCGCTGTGCCACCTGCACCAGAGCGGTGGACTGGGCGGGGACTGGGTGTGCCTCTTCGTAGGGGAAACGAACGAGAAGGAGGGCCGGCGACTTGTAGCGCAGGCACAGAAGGGCGGGATCGCCTCCCGGCTGCGCTTTGCCGGCCACTGTGCGGACATGCCCGCCGCGATGATGCTGGCGGACATGATTGTCGTGCCATCCCGCCGGCCCGAACCCTTCGGGCGTGTGGTGGTGGAAGCCCAGGCCATGGGCTGCCCCGTTATCGTATCGGGCCATGGCGCGGCGCTGGAAACGG
This portion of the Komagataeibacter sp. FNDCF1 genome encodes:
- a CDS encoding glycosyltransferase family 4 protein encodes the protein MQTVSDRPVILQALPALESGGIEHGTLEMAQAIVQAGGTAIVASAGGRLVPRLKYIGAIPVEMELGAKNPISIMRNAGRLRQVMQHYGVNLVHARSRAPAWAAHYACRRLGVPMVTTWHGVHDASLPGKKRYNSVLASGARVIAVSRYIATRLHDEYKVDSDRLRLIPRGADMVRFDPRGVRGNRVQKLIGLWNVPDGATVIMLPARVTPWKGHALLVEALCHLHQSGGLGGDWVCLFVGETNEKEGRRLVAQAQKGGIASRLRFAGHCADMPAAMMLADMIVVPSRRPEPFGRVVVEAQAMGCPVIVSGHGAALETVETGVTGFSYPPEDVRALAACIQHVAGMDITERETLAWRARENVRTHYSTQAMQYATLAVYDELLGTQLANTFYHNMVAGQPWGDDVTLPEAG